A genomic region of Homalodisca vitripennis isolate AUS2020 chromosome 5, UT_GWSS_2.1, whole genome shotgun sequence contains the following coding sequences:
- the LOC124362719 gene encoding H/ACA ribonucleoprotein complex non-core subunit NAF1 — MDNHIELESNDKSNSNKKIVLQQGLVNNGFSSLAEGQLDNDPSENNAMNSNECEVVESLIHKISPISKVYGLICEDDELCHEKCGLTTNETSGYNKNSQQTDNSTSDLGKTKFIDDKQLNSGSVNMNGTDNIGFVDAKVQNCIEPVSTKAVEMGCHNSSPCGNTETAGTSNTEQLLPVQHPLLGKSLINPNPSVFDMIQENVLPHYGVSLLNTNDGTDLMSLETDKSVVISNNNAIPQAESIVTSNFSLNLLKSYDTDDSSEGEACEASFQYREDKNEEDSDRDSDSDSSSSSSSTSIIISDSSDSDSDELYENFNVKPCKPIKAKKEISLEDLPPIEDLKISVPEEDCTPIGKVYQIVDCLVVVQAFKDMPAYNLDTVLFIEGGKPLGKIFDVFGPVAEPYYCIRFNSRDHIKDKNICVDQMVYSAPKTKYTNYVFLAQLMKLKGSDASWEDDDEPPEIYLEYSDDEQEQRAKKKKSRNRNRKAVFRVDSDPDEPARKRHFAYERRMNERNLHLSAVRNNQNGSRNRMQGFNNLWSPAIAPPGTPPQHPVRASVHSDISHQMFGRPPMFGGRVPPHNAPFPLPPRPGTPRPDHPCNLMRTPPPCFGNPNPITLNFSQPENRSDTTPGLSNKTSNHYSFPPNHMQASNNYPRWTPPSSRSENPWGNFPFTPINNPVINNNPLPSSPFWNQRPPQSPNSPFSALPNSPFVPPCPPPQPFWPTQSPQSRNAPYNNHTRVNFNPNLPPPPSPNHFNR; from the exons ATGGATAACCATATTGAACTGGAAAGCAATGATAAaagtaactcaaataaaaaaattgtattgcaacAGGGCTTGGTTAATAATGGATTTAGTTCTTTGGCTGAAGGACAGTTAGATAATGATCCTTCTGAAAACAATGCAATGAATAGCAATGAATGTGAAGTTGTTGAAAGTCTTATTCATAAAATAAGCCCTATTTCAAAAGTTTATGGCCTTATCTGTGAAGATGATGAACTTTGTCATGAAAAATGTGGTTTAACAACAAATGAAACCAGTGGTTATAATAAAAACTCTCAACAAACAGATAATTCCACCTCAGATCtaggaaaaacaaaatttatagatGACAAACAACTTAATTCAGGTTCTGTGAACATGAATGGCACTGATAACATTGGTTTTGTTGATGCTAAAGTACAGAATTGTATTGAACCTGTTTCTACTAAAGCTGTTGAAATGGGTTGTCACAATTCATCACCTTGTGGTAATACAGAGACAGCAGGTACTAGCAATACCGAACAGTTACTCCCAGTTCAACATCCACTTCTTGGAAAATCTCTTATAAATCCCAATCCAAGTGTATTTGATATGATACAAGAAAATGTTTTGCCTCATTATGGTGTATCGTTGCTCAATACCAACGATGGTACTGATCTTATGTCACTAGAAACAGACAAATCAGTTGTTATCTCGAACAACAATGCAATTCCTCAAGCAGAATCCATAGTCACTAGTAATTTCTCcctaaatcttttaaaatcttaTGATACTGATGATTCATCAGAGGGCGAGGCATGTGAAGCAAGCTTTCAATATAGGGAGGACAAGAATGAAGAAGATTCAGATAGAGATTCAGACTCGGATTCATCATCATCAAGCAGTTCAACTTCAATAATCATATCTGACTCATCAGATTCTGACAG TGATGAACTGTATGAGAATTTCAACGTAAAACCTTGTAAACCCATCAAGGCAAAAAAGGAAATTAGCCTAGAAGATTTGCCGCCAATAGAAGACCTAAAAATAAGTGTACCTGAAGAAGACTGCACACCAATTGGGAAGGTTTATCAGATAGTAGATTGTTTAG TGGTAGTTCAGGCTTTTAAAGATATGCCAGCCTACAACTTGGACACAGTACTTTTTATAGAAGGAGGAAAACCCCTCGGAAAAATCTTTGATGTTTTTGGACCAGTGGCCGAACCTTACTATTGTATTAGATTTAATTCAAGAGACCACATCAAGGATAAGAATATATGTGTTGACCAAATGGTTTATTCTGCTCCAAAGACAAAATACACTAACTATGTGTTTCTGGCACAGCTCATGAA ACTTAAAGGCAGTGATGCATCTTGGGAAGACGATGATGAACCACCTgaaatttatttggaatattccGATGATGAACAGGAACAAAGAGCTAAGAAAAAGAAGTCTAGGAATAGGAACCGCAAA GCTGTATTTAGAGTGGATTCAGATCCAGATGAACCTGCAAGGAAGAGACATTTTGCTTATGAGAGAAGAATGAATGAGCGGAACCTGCATTTATCTGCAGTTAGAAACAATCAAAATGGGAGCAGAAACAGGATGCAAGGATTTAACAACCTTTGGTCTCCTGCCATAGCACCTCCAGGAACACCCCCCCAACATCCTGTGAGAGCTTCTGTACATAGCGATATTAGTCACCAGATGTTCGGAAGACCACCGATGTTTGGTGGTAGAGTTCCACCTCATAATGCCCCATTTCCACTTCCTCCACGACCTGGAACACCTAGACCTGATCACCCATGTAACCTCATGAGGACACCCCCACCTTGCTTCGGCAACCCCAACCCCATCACCTTAAACTTTTCTCAGCCTGAGAATAGGTCCGACACCACTCCGGGGTTATCAAATAAAACTAGCAACCACTACTCTTTTCCTCCTAACCATATGCAGGCTTCCAATAACTATCCAAGATGGACTCCACCATCTTCTAGATCTGAAAATCCATGGGGTAATTTTCCTTTTACTCCAATAAATAATCCTGTGATCAATAATAATCCATTACCTTCTTCACCTTTCTGGAATCAAAGGCCTCCACAGAGTCCTAATTCACCATTTTCTGCCTTGCCAAACAGCCCATTTGTGCCACCTTGCCCACCACCTCAACCTTTTTGGCCTACTCAGTCTCCTCAGTCAAGAAATGCACCTTACAACAATCACACACGTGTAAATTTTAATCCTAATCTTCCTCCACCTCCTTCGCCAAACCATTTCAATCGTTAA